The following proteins come from a genomic window of Micromonospora echinofusca:
- a CDS encoding putative bifunctional diguanylate cyclase/phosphodiesterase yields MVAVAVLCGLVATAAAALSAVEARRHSGPHRQPYALLAGASGVALVTLLLGVGVALTTAGHDGHAPGRSTGWAGVVSIGTAVGGLLLSAGLLRLPGVAAPAAATARLALDGLVMAAALWFVGWVLFSEPTRLLGDATPAACVPILLATISAALTAGLALIVAFRAPPPRGRAAWLGAGATAVTCGGLGVATGLCQAGPTVALAGAGVLAAGLVAVAWAARRLDAAVQPAHDLIRRDGAYAFVPMFAMAASAMYHLLQDGRFDALGIVAGSVEGFALVTRQYLTLHDVRGYARRLAEREAHFRELAHTDQLTGLANRRGLLQALHRCAGAGTPCVLLGLDLDGFKHVNDMRGHDVGDAVLAEVGERLRANLRPGDVAARLGGDEFAVLMHGQPAEADRVAERLLGVLGCAYEQPEGPVFLSVSIGVAGWAGEPDVELLQRHADLALRYAKQRGKNRIERYDAAYDQLLRRRTTVEHELRGAIERDELRLAFQPVASLPSVRPVGAEALLRWRHPVLGNVGPDEFIPLAEECGMIAKLGAWVLHQACHQLSRWLADGHDVWVSVNVSPRELHAPEYVVQVAEALRAHHVPPQRLVLEVTEHAVATDLDELIRRLTALRATGVRIALDDFGAGYSSLGQLRRLPIDILKIDHGLVAEHEPVRPVGRDGPAFAPMVDIVMRLGHQLGLEVIAEGVTTPTELAAVVAAGCRFGQGALFGWGVPAEHLEAMLEAATSPGARPAPAPAAPAPAGPPAASPRRLPRLPAQRPSEQGSAQVEWGP; encoded by the coding sequence ATGGTCGCGGTCGCGGTGCTGTGCGGGCTGGTGGCCACGGCGGCCGCCGCGCTGTCGGCCGTCGAGGCCCGCCGCCACTCGGGGCCGCACCGGCAGCCGTACGCCTTGCTCGCCGGCGCGTCCGGGGTGGCGCTGGTGACCCTGCTGCTCGGGGTGGGCGTGGCGCTCACCACGGCCGGGCACGACGGGCACGCCCCGGGCCGTAGCACCGGCTGGGCCGGCGTCGTGTCGATCGGCACGGCGGTGGGCGGGCTGCTCCTCTCCGCCGGGCTGCTCCGGCTGCCCGGCGTGGCCGCCCCGGCGGCGGCCACCGCCCGGCTGGCGCTCGACGGCCTGGTGATGGCCGCGGCGCTCTGGTTCGTCGGCTGGGTGCTCTTCTCCGAGCCCACCCGGCTGCTCGGCGACGCCACCCCGGCGGCCTGCGTGCCGATCCTGCTCGCCACGATCAGCGCGGCCCTGACCGCCGGGCTCGCCCTGATCGTGGCCTTCCGCGCCCCGCCGCCGCGCGGTCGCGCCGCCTGGCTGGGCGCCGGGGCCACCGCCGTGACCTGCGGCGGGCTCGGCGTCGCCACCGGGCTCTGCCAGGCCGGGCCGACCGTGGCGCTGGCCGGGGCGGGGGTGCTCGCCGCCGGCCTGGTCGCCGTCGCGTGGGCCGCCCGTCGGCTGGACGCGGCGGTCCAGCCGGCCCACGACCTGATCCGTCGCGACGGCGCGTACGCGTTCGTCCCGATGTTCGCCATGGCCGCCTCGGCGATGTACCACCTGCTCCAGGACGGCCGGTTCGACGCCCTCGGCATCGTCGCCGGCAGCGTGGAGGGCTTCGCCCTGGTCACCCGGCAGTACCTGACGCTGCACGACGTGCGCGGCTACGCCCGGCGGCTGGCCGAGCGCGAGGCGCACTTCCGCGAGCTGGCGCACACCGACCAGCTGACCGGGCTGGCCAACCGGCGGGGGCTGTTGCAGGCGCTGCACCGCTGCGCCGGTGCCGGCACCCCCTGCGTGCTGCTCGGGCTCGACCTCGACGGCTTCAAGCACGTCAACGACATGCGGGGCCACGACGTGGGCGACGCGGTGCTGGCCGAGGTGGGCGAGCGGCTGCGCGCCAACCTGCGCCCCGGTGACGTGGCGGCCCGGCTCGGCGGCGACGAGTTCGCGGTGCTGATGCACGGCCAGCCCGCCGAAGCGGACCGGGTCGCCGAGCGACTGCTCGGGGTGCTCGGGTGCGCCTACGAGCAGCCGGAGGGGCCCGTCTTCCTGTCGGTGAGCATCGGGGTGGCCGGCTGGGCCGGGGAGCCCGACGTGGAGCTGCTGCAGCGCCACGCCGACCTGGCGCTGCGCTACGCCAAGCAGCGCGGCAAGAACCGGATCGAGCGCTACGACGCCGCGTACGACCAGCTGCTGCGCCGGCGCACCACGGTGGAGCACGAGCTGCGCGGCGCCATCGAGCGCGACGAGCTGCGACTGGCGTTCCAGCCGGTGGCCTCGCTGCCCTCGGTACGCCCGGTCGGCGCGGAGGCGCTGCTGCGCTGGCGCCACCCCGTGCTCGGCAACGTCGGCCCGGACGAGTTCATCCCGCTGGCGGAGGAGTGCGGGATGATCGCCAAGCTGGGCGCCTGGGTGCTGCACCAGGCGTGCCACCAGCTCTCCCGCTGGCTGGCCGACGGGCACGACGTGTGGGTCTCGGTCAACGTCTCGCCCCGGGAGCTGCACGCCCCGGAGTACGTGGTCCAGGTCGCCGAGGCGCTGCGGGCCCACCACGTGCCGCCGCAGCGGCTGGTGCTGGAGGTCACCGAGCACGCCGTCGCGACGGACCTGGACGAGCTGATCAGGCGGCTGACGGCGCTGCGGGCCACCGGTGTCCGGATCGCCCTGGACGACTTCGGCGCCGGCTACTCCTCGCTCGGGCAGTTGCGCCGGCTGCCGATCGACATCCTCAAGATCGACCACGGGCTGGTCGCGGAGCACGAGCCGGTACGGCCGGTGGGCAGGGACGGCCCCGCGTTCGCGCCGATGGTCGACATCGTCATGCGCCTCGGCCACCAGCTCGGTCTGGAGGTCATCGCCGAGGGGGTGACCACGCCGACCGAGCTGGCCGCCGTGGTCGCCGCCGGCTGCCGGTTCGGTCAGGGAGCGCTCTTCGGCTGGGGCGTACCGGCCGAGCACCTGGAGGCGATGCTGGAGGCGGCCACGTCCCCGGGCGCCCGCCCCGCCCCGGCCCCCGCCGCGCCCGCCCCGGCCGGCCCGCCCGCGGCGTCGCCCCGGCGGCTGCCGAGGCTGCCCGCCCAGCGCCCCTCGGAGCAGGGGTCCGCGCAGGTGGAGTGGGGTCCCTAG